In the genome of Acidobacteriota bacterium, one region contains:
- a CDS encoding FtsX-like permease family protein encodes MKSWVLAFRTLARRPSYWITSLIVLALGIGATAALFSVVNSVLLQPLPYPGANLLALVLELNPARHENLIAPGRLVNWNQANQSFTAVAGEYAESETDTSGREPVRLAGERVSPGFFQVYGMAAALGRTFNQNEQRFNGPGAAVISYGLWTRRYQRKPDVLRQALVLGGQRYAIVGVMPADFGADEVGIDVWLPAQTPPALLQAREARFYTGIGRLRPGVTLAEAQADLDRVETQLGRQYPATDKGWAAQVTSLKDAEVGSSRAALWAVFGAVVLLLLLAVANLAGLTLAQMQNREQELAMRSALGASRGQLLGGVMREMGLLAAAGAIASGLLAWAGVHAIAGLAPGTLPRMNALQFSVWGWLFAVAISALAAVGFGLLPAWAVTRGQLTSSIGNGGRATGGRRRAQRVLVSAQLALTVLLLAGAGLLLRSYSNLQHVRAGFSTKNAFTFHVSAAWNEDRGPLGNMQMQLLTKLRALPGVVAAGYTNFLPASNATLQYAMQIEGLNGPSKDGSFAVGERSVSPGYFAALQVPIVAGRGCPAQQPFPDKPVGTKALVNRSFVDTYLHGQSPIGRNFRILAEGPNAPWSQIVGVVGDVRENSLAVAPTPFLYGCVPAGGWPDPEYVVRTAAGPGGTMQAIRRVVDQVAPGRAVFGLQRLNTVMAATLAQPRLDSFGLGLFAGFALLLAAVGLYSLISLLVTARRRELAIRLALGARPEQAARLVLASTARLVAWGAGGGILLTWALSRLLAALLFGVQAMDGVSIGGAVVLVAAIALAATLVPALRAAQTDPASPLRQ; translated from the coding sequence ATGAAAAGCTGGGTTTTGGCGTTCCGGACGCTGGCGCGGCGGCCCTCCTACTGGATCACTTCCCTGATCGTGCTCGCCCTGGGCATTGGCGCGACGGCGGCGCTGTTCTCGGTGGTCAATTCGGTATTGCTCCAGCCGCTTCCCTACCCGGGGGCCAACCTCCTGGCGCTGGTGTTGGAGCTGAACCCGGCGCGGCATGAAAACCTGATCGCCCCCGGCCGGCTAGTCAACTGGAATCAGGCAAACCAGAGCTTTACCGCCGTCGCCGGCGAGTACGCCGAAAGCGAAACCGACACCAGCGGCCGCGAGCCGGTGCGGCTGGCGGGCGAGCGCGTCTCACCGGGATTTTTCCAGGTCTACGGCATGGCGGCAGCGCTGGGTCGGACGTTCAATCAGAACGAGCAGCGCTTCAACGGCCCCGGCGCCGCGGTGATCAGCTACGGTCTCTGGACGCGGCGCTACCAGCGCAAGCCGGACGTGCTGCGCCAGGCGCTGGTCCTCGGCGGCCAACGTTACGCCATTGTGGGCGTGATGCCGGCAGACTTTGGCGCCGATGAAGTCGGCATCGACGTCTGGCTGCCGGCACAAACACCGCCGGCGCTGCTGCAAGCGCGCGAAGCCCGGTTTTACACCGGCATCGGACGCCTGCGGCCTGGCGTGACGCTGGCCGAGGCACAAGCCGATCTGGACCGCGTCGAGACGCAACTTGGACGGCAGTATCCGGCGACCGACAAAGGCTGGGCGGCACAGGTCACAAGCCTGAAAGATGCCGAAGTCGGCTCCTCGCGCGCCGCCCTCTGGGCCGTGTTCGGTGCAGTCGTGCTGCTGCTGCTGCTGGCCGTGGCGAACCTGGCCGGGCTGACCTTGGCGCAGATGCAAAACCGCGAGCAGGAGCTGGCGATGCGCAGTGCCCTCGGCGCCTCGCGCGGGCAACTGCTGGGTGGGGTGATGCGCGAGATGGGGCTGCTCGCTGCCGCCGGCGCCATTGCCAGTGGACTGCTGGCGTGGGCCGGGGTACATGCCATTGCCGGCCTCGCGCCCGGAACGCTGCCGCGCATGAATGCCCTGCAGTTCAGCGTGTGGGGCTGGCTGTTTGCGGTGGCCATCAGTGCGCTCGCCGCGGTCGGCTTCGGCCTGCTGCCGGCCTGGGCCGTAACGCGCGGCCAGCTCACCTCGAGTATTGGCAACGGAGGAAGGGCCACCGGCGGCCGGCGGCGCGCGCAGCGGGTGCTGGTCTCCGCGCAACTGGCGCTGACGGTGCTGCTGCTCGCCGGCGCCGGGCTGCTGCTGCGCAGCTACAGCAATTTGCAGCACGTCCGCGCCGGCTTCAGCACCAAAAACGCTTTCACCTTTCATGTGAGCGCGGCCTGGAACGAAGACCGCGGCCCGCTGGGCAATATGCAGATGCAGTTGCTCACGAAGTTGCGGGCGCTGCCCGGCGTCGTCGCTGCCGGCTACACCAACTTCCTGCCGGCCAGCAATGCCACGCTGCAATACGCGATGCAAATCGAGGGTCTGAATGGCCCCTCCAAAGACGGCAGCTTTGCTGTGGGTGAGCGTTCGGTTTCGCCCGGCTATTTTGCCGCGCTGCAAGTGCCGATCGTGGCCGGCCGCGGCTGCCCCGCGCAGCAGCCATTTCCTGACAAGCCCGTAGGCACAAAGGCGCTGGTCAATCGCAGCTTTGTCGATACCTACCTGCATGGCCAAAGCCCGATTGGCCGCAACTTTCGTATCCTCGCCGAAGGCCCGAACGCACCCTGGTCCCAAATCGTCGGAGTGGTCGGCGACGTCCGCGAAAACAGTCTCGCTGTCGCGCCCACCCCCTTCCTCTACGGCTGCGTGCCCGCAGGCGGCTGGCCCGATCCCGAATACGTGGTCCGCACCGCCGCGGGACCGGGCGGCACCATGCAGGCGATCCGTCGCGTAGTCGACCAGGTCGCGCCCGGGCGGGCGGTGTTCGGCTTGCAGCGGCTGAACACCGTCATGGCGGCGACGCTGGCGCAGCCGCGCCTCGATAGCTTCGGGTTGGGCCTGTTTGCCGGCTTTGCGCTGCTGCTGGCGGCGGTGGGTTTGTACAGCCTTATCAGCCTTCTGGTCACCGCTCGCCGCCGCGAGCTGGCGATACGGCTGGCGCTGGGCGCGCGGCCAGAGCAGGCGGCACGGCTGGTGCTGGCCTCCACGGCAAGGCTCGTCGCCTGGGGCGCGGGGGGCGGCATCCTGCTCACCTGGGCCCTCAGCCGATTGCTGGCCGCGCTGTTGTTCGGGGTGCAGGCCATGGATGGCGTCTCAATCGGCGGCGCGGTCGTGCTGGTCGCGGCAATTGCTTTGGCGGCTACGCTGGTGCCGGCGTTGCGCGCGGCGCAGACTGACCCGGCGAGTCCGCTGCGGCAGTGA